The following coding sequences lie in one Rissa tridactyla isolate bRisTri1 chromosome Z, bRisTri1.patW.cur.20221130, whole genome shotgun sequence genomic window:
- the SMARCA2 gene encoding probable global transcription activator SNF2L2 isoform X4, which produces MKRLAARCFAGLLILSPLTVISDSRPADSGKAIEDGNLEEMEEEVRLKKRKRRRNVDKDSGKEDVEKAKKRRGRPPAEKLSPNPPKLTKQMNAIIDTVINYKDSSGRQLSEVFIQLPSRKELPEYYELIRKPVDFKKIKERIRNHKYRSLGDLEKDVMLLCHNAQTFNLEGSQIYEDSIVLQSVFKSARQKIAKEEESEDESNDDEEDEEEEESESESKSVKVKIKLNKKDEKTREKGKGKKRQSRAKAKPVVSDDDSDEDQDENDQSEASGSDDE; this is translated from the exons ATGAAGAGACTAGCAGCTCGCTGCTTTGCTGGCTTGTTAATTTTATCCCCACTAACTGTGATTTCCGATAGCCGGCCTGCTGATAGTGGTAAG GCAATTGAAGACGGCAATTTggaagaaatggaagaggaagTCCGGCTTAAAAAACGGAAGAGACGAAGAAATGTGGATAAAGATTCTGGGAAGGAGGATgtagagaaagcaaagaaaagaagaggcagaCCTCCTGCAGAGAAGTTGTCACCCAACCCACCCAAACTGACAAAACAAATGAATGCTATCATTGACACTGTGATAAACTACAAGGATAG TTCAGGGCGGCAGCTAAGTGAAGTCTTCATTCAGCTCCCATCTAGAAAAGAATTACCAGAGTATTATGAATTGATTAGAAAACCGGTGGACTTCAAAAAGATAAAG GAAAGAATTCGCAACCATAAGTATCGGAGCCTTGGAGACTTGGAGAAAGATGTCATGTTGCTGTGTCACAACGCTCAGACATTCAATCTGGAGGGATCACAG ATCTATGAGGATTCCATTGTTCTTCAGTCTGTGTTCAAAAGCGCACGACAAAAGATtgccaaagaagaagaaagtgaggATGAAAGCAATGATGAtgaagaagatgaggaagaagaagaatCAGAATCAGAAT CAAAATCAGTGAAAGTCAAAATCAAGCTAAATAAGAAGGATGAAAAAACTcgggagaaaggaaaaggcaagaagAGGCAAAGCCGAGCAAAAGCCAAGCCTGTTGTGAGTGATGATGATAGTGATGAGGATCAAGATGAAAAT GACCAGTCGGAAGCAAGCGGAAGTGATGATGAGTGA